The following are encoded in a window of Rosa chinensis cultivar Old Blush chromosome 4, RchiOBHm-V2, whole genome shotgun sequence genomic DNA:
- the LOC112200024 gene encoding LAG1 longevity assurance homolog 3 isoform X2, with translation MGLTQYLSSIDWEQEAYPEYQDFIFLPFFVLFFPTVRLFLDKFVLEKLGRRLIFGKGYRLLDVKTDDQKRKIRKFKESAWKCVYFLSAECLALSVTYNEPWFTNTKYFWVGPGDQVWPDQKTKLKLKGVYMYCAGFYTYSIFALIFWETRRSDFGVSMGHHVATVILILLSYIFRFARVGSVVLALHDASDVFLEVGKMSKYSGAERTASFSFLLFVLSWVILRLIYYPFWVLWSTSYEVIQTLDKEKHAVEGPIYYYVFNTLLYCLLVLHIFWWVLMYRMLVKQIQARGQLSDDVRSDSEAEDDHED, from the exons ATGGGTTTGACTCAATACTTGAGCTCAATCGATTGGGAGCAAGAAGCCTACCCAGAATACCAAGACTTTatatttcttcctttctttgttttgttcttcCCCACAGTTCGACTTTTTCTTGACAAGTTCGTCCTTGAG AAACTGGGTAGACGGTTAATATTTGGAAAGGGGTATCGGCTGCTGGATGTTAAAACTGATGATCAAAAGAGGAAGATTAGAAAATTCAAGGAATCAGCATGGAAGTGCGTCTACTTTCTTTCAGCAGAGTGTCTGGCTCTTTCTGTAACTTATAATGAGCCTTGGTTTACAAATACAAAGTACTTTTGGGTAGGGCCAGGAGATCAGGTTTGGCCTGACCAGAAGACAAA GTTGAAGTTGAAGGGGGTTTATATGTATTGTGCTGGATTTTACACATACTCCATATTTGCTTTGATTTTCTGGGAAACAAGGCGTTCCGACTTTGGAGTTTCAATGGGGCATCATGTAGCAACTGTCATTCTCATTCTGCTGTCTTACATTTTCAG GTTTGCCCGTGTAGGTTCAGTTGTTTTAGCTCTTCATGATGCCAGTGACGTGTTTCTGGAAGTAGGGAAGATGTCCAAATACAGTGGTGCTGAAAGGACTGCtagcttttcatttcttctttttgtatTGTCTTGGGTCATACTACGTCTCATTTACTATCCATTCTGGGTCCTTTGGAGCACAAG CTATGAAGTTATCCAGACATTGGACAAGGAAAAGCACGCTGTAGAAGGACCAATATATTACTATGTATTCAATACTCTTCTGTACTGCTTGCTTGTTCTTCACATATTCTGGTGGGTGTTGATGTACCGGATGCTTGTTAAACAAATTCAAGCAAGAGGCCAGCTTAGTGATGATGTTCGATCAG ATTCTGAAGCTGAAGATGACCACGAAGATTGA
- the LOC112200024 gene encoding LAG1 longevity assurance homolog 3 isoform X1, giving the protein MGLTQYLSSIDWEQEAYPEYQDFIFLPFFVLFFPTVRLFLDKFVLEFLTDTSVSVWIYASTSESAELLKLGRRLIFGKGYRLLDVKTDDQKRKIRKFKESAWKCVYFLSAECLALSVTYNEPWFTNTKYFWVGPGDQVWPDQKTKLKLKGVYMYCAGFYTYSIFALIFWETRRSDFGVSMGHHVATVILILLSYIFRFARVGSVVLALHDASDVFLEVGKMSKYSGAERTASFSFLLFVLSWVILRLIYYPFWVLWSTSYEVIQTLDKEKHAVEGPIYYYVFNTLLYCLLVLHIFWWVLMYRMLVKQIQARGQLSDDVRSDSEAEDDHED; this is encoded by the exons ATGGGTTTGACTCAATACTTGAGCTCAATCGATTGGGAGCAAGAAGCCTACCCAGAATACCAAGACTTTatatttcttcctttctttgttttgttcttcCCCACAGTTCGACTTTTTCTTGACAAGTTCGTCCTTGAG TTCTTGACCGATACATCAGTGTCAGTTTGGATATATGCTAGCACCTCTGAAAGTGCGGAGCTGCTT AAACTGGGTAGACGGTTAATATTTGGAAAGGGGTATCGGCTGCTGGATGTTAAAACTGATGATCAAAAGAGGAAGATTAGAAAATTCAAGGAATCAGCATGGAAGTGCGTCTACTTTCTTTCAGCAGAGTGTCTGGCTCTTTCTGTAACTTATAATGAGCCTTGGTTTACAAATACAAAGTACTTTTGGGTAGGGCCAGGAGATCAGGTTTGGCCTGACCAGAAGACAAA GTTGAAGTTGAAGGGGGTTTATATGTATTGTGCTGGATTTTACACATACTCCATATTTGCTTTGATTTTCTGGGAAACAAGGCGTTCCGACTTTGGAGTTTCAATGGGGCATCATGTAGCAACTGTCATTCTCATTCTGCTGTCTTACATTTTCAG GTTTGCCCGTGTAGGTTCAGTTGTTTTAGCTCTTCATGATGCCAGTGACGTGTTTCTGGAAGTAGGGAAGATGTCCAAATACAGTGGTGCTGAAAGGACTGCtagcttttcatttcttctttttgtatTGTCTTGGGTCATACTACGTCTCATTTACTATCCATTCTGGGTCCTTTGGAGCACAAG CTATGAAGTTATCCAGACATTGGACAAGGAAAAGCACGCTGTAGAAGGACCAATATATTACTATGTATTCAATACTCTTCTGTACTGCTTGCTTGTTCTTCACATATTCTGGTGGGTGTTGATGTACCGGATGCTTGTTAAACAAATTCAAGCAAGAGGCCAGCTTAGTGATGATGTTCGATCAG ATTCTGAAGCTGAAGATGACCACGAAGATTGA
- the LOC112200436 gene encoding uncharacterized protein LOC112200436: MEDVLTEVPPPSRFFQEDLNNFTPPSPPIPSPFLVFPTAADLDLPLRPSLLIIAISSPSLHLFHTAASKILIGTLILPETSFAGNSVQPSLKDKSCNLYSLDGDRQTLLVSVQCPIAADRCHAVAELLVSQHIVPERVLILDSVQNRNFRGKLSRDEALAFKLETTSERKSKSKSLKLEYLPSASVVDGLGAALLAKCEINKIKAVLCVTWPEFGAAALELIKFRVLPALDLGLSFKSDADDYGSLGQDKDPFDSDLYS; this comes from the coding sequence ATGGAAGACGTCTTGACGGAGGTTCCGCCACCGTCTCGGTTCTTCCAGGAAGATCTGAACAACTTCACGCCTCCGTCACCGCCCATTCCCTCTCCTTTCCTCGTTTTCCCAACCGCCGCCGACCTCGACCTTCCCCTCCGCCCCTCTCTCCTCATCATCGCCATCTCCTCCCCCTCCCTCCACCTCTTCCACACAGCCGCCTCCAAAATCCTCATCGGAACCCTAATCCTCCCGGAAACCTCCTTCGCTGGAAACTCGGTCCAGCCCTCTCTCAAGGACAAGTCCTGCAACCTCTACTCCCTCGACGGCGACCGCCAGACCCTCCTCGTCTCGGTCCAGTGCCCTATCGCCGCCGATCGGTGCCACGCCGTCGCCGAGCTGCTGGTTTCTCAGCACATCGTTCCGGAGAGGGTTCTGATCCTGGATTCCGTTCAGAATCGGAACTTCCGGGGCAAGCTTTCCAGGGACGAGGCGCTGGCGTTCAAGCTCGAAACGACGTCGGAGAGgaaatcgaaatcgaaatcTTTGAAATTGGAGTATTTGCCTTCGGCGAGTGTGGTGGATGGGTTGGGTGCTGCTCTGTTGGCCAAGTGTGAAATCAACAAGATCAAGGCGGTGCTTTGTGTCACCTGGCCGGAGTTTGGTGCCGCCGCGCTGGAGCTGATCAAGTTTAGGGTTTTGCCTGCTCTGGATTTGGGTCTGAGCTTCAAGTCTGATGCTGATGATTATGGAAGTTTGGGACAAGATAAGGATCCTTTTGATTCTGATTTGTATTCCTGA